The Lysobacter capsici genome has a segment encoding these proteins:
- a CDS encoding LysM peptidoglycan-binding domain-containing protein, giving the protein MTALNGPSYAGPQLGALVNTKSEVETAQVVTPSGMKPIVVQPGDNLSQIAADNNIPLAELLAANPQFSLDPAANPNTRSADLIYPGEVVFAPTAEAKATDAAGAKYDAATRASEQPSANRGEWEAKSKDVTDTKNDFKAAVQAEIDAGMSYSGNSREDYGNEAVALGEQIAQRYEAQGKPELAAAAREAAQERSTAINNEV; this is encoded by the coding sequence ATGACCGCTTTGAATGGCCCGTCCTACGCGGGCCCGCAGCTGGGCGCGCTGGTCAACACCAAGTCCGAGGTGGAGACCGCGCAAGTCGTTACGCCGTCGGGCATGAAGCCGATCGTGGTGCAGCCGGGCGACAACCTCAGCCAGATCGCCGCCGACAACAATATTCCGCTGGCCGAGCTGCTCGCGGCGAATCCGCAGTTCAGCCTCGATCCGGCCGCCAATCCGAACACCCGCAGCGCCGACCTGATCTATCCGGGCGAAGTGGTGTTCGCGCCGACCGCGGAAGCCAAGGCCACCGACGCGGCCGGGGCCAAGTACGACGCGGCGACCCGGGCCAGCGAGCAGCCCTCGGCGAATCGCGGCGAATGGGAAGCCAAATCGAAGGACGTGACCGACACCAAGAACGACTTCAAGGCGGCGGTGCAGGCCGAGATCGACGCCGGCATGAGCTACAGCGGCAACAGCCGCGAAGACTACGGCAACGAAGCGGTCGCCCTGGGCGAACAGATCGCCCAGCGCTACGAAGCGCAAGGCAAGCCCGAGCTGGCCGCGGCCGCACGCGAAGCCGCGCAGGAACGCTCGACCGCGATCAACAACGAAGTCTGA
- a CDS encoding M28 family peptidase, which yields MLKFLRRIAYLIAIVVAIAGLIVFAVVQPWVRPIASTPPAADPQRLRFDVKHLSVDLYPRSYDQTETLDQAARYIHEQLRLAGAQVSYQDVPVEGMVYRNVIGRFGPATGPLRVIGAHYDSFADVGVENDDPRGYSPKTHTPGADDNASGVAGLLELARMLGRSEQTRPIELVAYTLEEPPHFRSEHMGSAHHARSLRQAGREVEYMLSLEMIGRFSDRPGSQRYPVRGMHRLYSDRGDFAVLVGRMGDFGQTRALKATMAGATDLPVHSISAPPLLVQGVDFSDHLSYWAQGYPAWMVSDTAFLRSDTYHQASDTYDRLDYPRMAKVVQAVYAMSQRP from the coding sequence ATGTTGAAGTTCTTGCGACGGATCGCATACCTGATCGCCATCGTCGTGGCGATCGCCGGCCTGATCGTGTTCGCGGTGGTGCAGCCGTGGGTGCGGCCGATCGCCTCCACGCCGCCGGCCGCCGATCCGCAGCGCTTGCGTTTCGATGTGAAGCACCTGTCGGTGGACCTGTATCCGCGCAGCTACGATCAGACCGAAACCCTCGATCAGGCCGCGCGCTACATCCACGAACAACTGCGCCTGGCCGGCGCGCAGGTCAGCTATCAGGACGTGCCGGTCGAAGGCATGGTCTACCGCAACGTGATCGGCCGATTCGGCCCGGCCACCGGCCCGTTGCGGGTGATCGGCGCGCACTACGATTCCTTCGCCGACGTCGGCGTCGAAAACGACGACCCGCGCGGCTATTCGCCCAAGACCCACACCCCCGGAGCCGACGACAACGCCAGCGGCGTGGCCGGCCTGCTGGAACTCGCGCGCATGCTCGGCCGTAGCGAGCAGACCCGGCCGATCGAACTGGTCGCCTACACCCTGGAAGAGCCGCCGCATTTCCGCAGCGAACACATGGGCAGCGCGCATCACGCGCGCTCGCTGCGCCAGGCCGGACGCGAGGTCGAGTACATGCTGTCGCTGGAGATGATCGGCCGTTTCAGCGACCGGCCCGGCAGCCAGCGCTATCCGGTGCGCGGCATGCACCGGCTGTATTCCGACCGCGGCGATTTCGCGGTGCTGGTCGGGCGCATGGGCGACTTCGGTCAGACCCGCGCGCTGAAGGCGACGATGGCCGGCGCCACCGATCTGCCGGTGCATTCGATCAGCGCGCCGCCGCTGCTGGTGCAGGGCGTCGATTTCTCCGATCACCTCAGCTACTGGGCGCAGGGCTATCCGGCCTGGATGGTCAGCGACACCGCGTTTCTGCGCAGCGACACCTACCACCAGGCCAGCGACACCTACGACCGGCTCGATTACCCGCGCATGGCGAAGGTGGTGCAGGCGGTGTATGCGATGAGTCAGCGGCCCTGA
- a CDS encoding S8 family serine peptidase gives MKRTSKPLHRLLAACLALAIAPIAAGAPVAYSPPLKPAKTTLGRYDSREFIEVKFAQGSGVGLVNGRLSSATHGRGSVLDALSAGAGPVATVEPLFRAPPATLASTTKDAQQRSGRALADLSQWYRLRLRPGQDPTRVIDQLNAMALVEIAYPAPLPAPSPTPNFNAYQQYRGPIASNGVDTDYGWNYSGGGGANIRVLDIEYSWNTDHEDLSKLRLPGARIANGTPVDPFGNSNHGTAVMGILSADSNGFGVTGLVPDAIAQYTNAYNVERGYDLANAVFTGAYALLPGDVMVLEQQAFGPPGCSGYVPVEWIPSVYDAIALATSRGIHVIQAAGNGNMNLDNAACFGSPFPNGRPDSGAIIVGAGGPSAAACNSGVPERAKLSFSTYGARVNLQGWGACVTTTGYGDLYNAGVNSYYTASFDGTSSATPIVASTVVALSGILKIRGFTATPQQMRDALIATGTGQTGGAHIGPLPNLRTALNSLGL, from the coding sequence ATGAAACGTACATCGAAACCCCTTCACCGCCTGCTCGCTGCCTGCCTGGCGCTCGCCATCGCACCGATTGCGGCCGGCGCGCCGGTCGCTTATTCGCCGCCGCTCAAACCGGCCAAGACCACGCTGGGCCGCTACGACTCGCGCGAGTTCATCGAGGTCAAGTTCGCGCAAGGCAGTGGCGTGGGCTTGGTCAACGGGCGACTGTCGTCGGCCACGCACGGCCGCGGCTCGGTGCTGGACGCGCTCAGCGCGGGCGCCGGCCCGGTCGCGACGGTCGAACCGCTGTTCCGCGCTCCGCCCGCCACGCTCGCGTCCACCACCAAGGACGCGCAACAGCGATCAGGTCGCGCGCTCGCCGACCTGAGCCAGTGGTATCGGCTGCGACTGCGCCCCGGCCAGGACCCGACGCGCGTGATCGATCAACTCAACGCGATGGCGCTGGTTGAGATCGCCTACCCCGCGCCGTTGCCGGCGCCCTCGCCCACCCCCAACTTCAACGCCTATCAGCAGTACCGCGGCCCGATCGCGAGCAACGGCGTCGACACCGATTACGGCTGGAACTACTCCGGCGGCGGCGGCGCGAACATCCGCGTGCTGGATATCGAATACAGCTGGAACACCGACCACGAGGACCTCTCCAAACTGCGCCTGCCCGGCGCGCGCATCGCCAACGGCACCCCGGTCGATCCGTTCGGCAACAGCAACCACGGCACCGCGGTGATGGGCATCCTGTCCGCCGACAGCAACGGCTTCGGCGTCACCGGCCTGGTGCCCGACGCCATTGCCCAGTACACCAACGCGTACAACGTCGAACGCGGCTACGACCTCGCCAACGCGGTGTTCACCGGCGCGTACGCGCTGCTGCCCGGGGACGTGATGGTGCTCGAACAGCAGGCGTTCGGCCCGCCCGGTTGCAGCGGCTATGTTCCGGTGGAATGGATACCGTCGGTGTACGACGCGATCGCGCTGGCGACTTCGCGCGGCATCCACGTGATCCAGGCCGCCGGCAACGGCAACATGAACCTCGACAACGCCGCCTGCTTCGGATCGCCGTTCCCGAACGGTCGCCCGGATTCGGGAGCCATCATCGTCGGCGCCGGCGGGCCGAGCGCGGCCGCGTGCAACAGCGGCGTGCCCGAGCGCGCGAAGCTGTCGTTCTCGACCTATGGCGCGCGGGTCAACCTGCAGGGCTGGGGCGCGTGCGTGACCACCACCGGCTACGGCGATCTGTACAACGCCGGGGTCAACTCGTACTACACGGCCAGCTTCGACGGCACCTCCAGCGCCACGCCGATCGTCGCCAGCACGGTGGTCGCGCTGTCGGGCATCCTCAAGATCCGCGGCTTTACCGCCACTCCGCAACAGATGCGCGATGCGCTGATCGCGACCGGCACCGGCCAGACCGGCGGTGCGCATATCGGCCCACTGCCGAATCTGCGCACGGCGCTCAACTCGCTCGGGCTGTAA
- a CDS encoding sensor histidine kinase, whose amino-acid sequence MNIQLGDTVIGLRRYLGLWSAVVLVFALQGLVHDALLGTTVWSIVDYLRWSMIQWYTWAALAPMVFRLGARHPIQPPMRVRSVLTALVSGTGVPPRFRWLITHLLAGAGITALALVIGAFISALLEPSSFFEQLQQYLGRYAAVGFMTYWALLAIQHSLHYQAEKARREVEASRLATELARSRLQVLKTQLQPHFLFNTLHAIVTLLNEDTVSAEDMLLRLSELLRAFLEDYDGQEISLQRELELLDLYLGIQRVRFKDRLTTQIYVAPDTLHCAVPSLVLQPIVENAIRHGIGRRVGSDRIEIDCRREGDQLCIDVRNHNSTLEAERTAEGDGAGHGIGLSNTQLRLQELYGDAAQLRLDLIWPQGVACRIRLPFRELDSADDAPEHIGA is encoded by the coding sequence ATGAACATCCAGCTCGGCGACACCGTCATCGGCCTGCGCCGCTACCTCGGCCTGTGGTCGGCGGTGGTGCTGGTGTTCGCGCTGCAGGGTTTGGTGCACGACGCGCTGCTCGGCACGACGGTGTGGTCGATCGTCGACTACCTGCGCTGGTCGATGATCCAGTGGTACACCTGGGCCGCATTGGCGCCGATGGTGTTCCGCCTGGGCGCGCGGCATCCGATCCAGCCGCCGATGCGGGTTCGCTCGGTGCTCACCGCGCTGGTATCCGGCACTGGCGTTCCGCCGCGGTTCCGTTGGCTGATCACCCACCTGCTGGCCGGCGCGGGCATTACCGCGCTGGCACTGGTCATCGGCGCCTTCATCTCGGCATTGCTCGAACCCAGTTCGTTCTTCGAGCAGTTGCAGCAGTACCTCGGCAGGTACGCAGCCGTTGGATTCATGACCTACTGGGCGCTGCTCGCCATCCAGCACTCGTTGCACTACCAGGCCGAAAAAGCCCGCCGCGAAGTCGAGGCCAGCCGGCTCGCGACCGAACTGGCGCGCTCGCGGCTGCAGGTGCTCAAGACCCAGTTGCAGCCGCATTTCCTGTTCAACACCCTGCACGCCATCGTGACCCTGCTCAACGAGGACACGGTGTCGGCCGAGGACATGCTGCTGCGGTTGAGCGAGTTGCTGCGCGCGTTCCTGGAGGACTACGACGGCCAGGAAATCAGCCTGCAGCGCGAACTGGAACTGCTGGACCTGTACCTCGGCATCCAGCGCGTGCGCTTCAAGGATCGGCTGACCACGCAGATCTATGTCGCGCCCGATACCCTGCACTGCGCGGTGCCCAGCCTGGTATTGCAGCCGATCGTCGAGAACGCGATCCGCCACGGCATCGGCCGCCGCGTCGGCAGCGACCGGATCGAGATCGATTGCCGGCGCGAAGGCGACCAGCTGTGCATCGACGTGCGCAATCACAACAGCACGCTCGAAGCAGAACGCACGGCCGAAGGCGACGGCGCGGGCCACGGCATCGGCCTGTCCAATACGCAGCTGCGTTTGCAGGAACTCTACGGCGATGCCGCGCAGCTGCGGCTCGACCTGATCTGGCCGCAGGGCGTGGCCTGCCGCATCCGCCTGCCGTTCCGCGAACTCGACTCGGCCGACGACGCACCGGAGCACATCGGCGCATGA
- a CDS encoding LytR/AlgR family response regulator transcription factor — translation MSLTALVVDDEPIARRAIVRLLDADTEIEVLGECGDGASAVEAIRNQSPDLVFLDIQMPAMTGLDVIAAIGAQRMPATIFVTAYEQYAVRAFEANAVDYLVKPFSRERFATTLQRAKSRLSAAGDAQARILQALESLRQRDEYLERIAVRVDEHVIFVAVDDIVWIKANRNTVQIHLADRIHELRETMAALAARLDPRRFARVHRSAIVNVRRVRTIHPWFNGHHVVTMDNGQQLRMSRYQHEAFLRLVGSRRED, via the coding sequence ATGAGCCTGACCGCGCTGGTGGTCGACGACGAACCGATCGCGCGCCGCGCGATCGTGCGGCTGCTCGACGCAGATACGGAGATCGAGGTGCTCGGCGAATGCGGCGACGGCGCGTCCGCGGTCGAGGCGATCCGCAACCAGTCGCCCGACCTGGTGTTCCTCGACATCCAGATGCCGGCGATGACCGGCCTGGACGTGATCGCGGCGATCGGCGCGCAGCGCATGCCGGCGACGATCTTCGTGACCGCCTACGAGCAGTACGCGGTGCGCGCGTTCGAGGCCAACGCGGTCGACTACCTGGTCAAACCGTTCAGTCGCGAACGCTTCGCCACGACCTTGCAGCGCGCCAAGTCGCGCCTGTCCGCGGCCGGCGACGCGCAGGCGCGGATCCTGCAGGCGCTGGAAAGCCTGCGCCAGCGCGATGAATACCTCGAACGCATCGCGGTGCGGGTCGACGAGCATGTGATCTTCGTGGCGGTCGACGACATTGTCTGGATCAAGGCCAACCGCAACACCGTGCAGATCCATCTGGCCGATCGCATCCACGAACTGCGCGAAACCATGGCCGCGCTCGCCGCGCGCCTGGACCCGCGCCGCTTCGCCCGCGTGCATCGCTCGGCGATCGTCAACGTGCGGCGGGTGCGGACCATCCACCCGTGGTTCAACGGCCACCATGTCGTGACCATGGACAACGGTCAGCAGCTGCGCATGAGCCGGTATCAGCATGAGGCCTTTCTGCGTCTGGTCGGGTCGCGGCGCGAGGATTGA
- a CDS encoding lipase family alpha/beta hydrolase, producing the protein MPKRSPADAVIGHGTDLRGIGRLTIDAITGVTDLVESVHATIVALPSPLGAAVRDPTRGITGLVYRSVRGITRFVGDGLDLALAQFAPLLNRIDSLPQRGAVVSALNGVLGDHLAATDNPLAIDMHLRKDGRPLKLGRKSLAAAYPQATGKVVVLIHGLCMNDLQWNWNGHDHGAALARDAGWTPVYLHYNTGRHISSNGRELSAQLDKLLREWPVPVERFAIVCHSMGGLVARSACHSAQRGKRQWLSRLDSLVFLGTPHHGAPLERAGSWFDMLIALSPYTAPFARLGKIRSAGIQDLRHGNLIEADWRKHGDDGRRDPRTPLPLPESVRSYAIAVSTDKEGASNVGGLAAAERFSGDTLVPVASALGLHPDPAFDLRIPKSHRWIGHGLHHLDLLGDAQVYRRIRRWLG; encoded by the coding sequence ATGCCGAAACGCTCGCCCGCCGATGCCGTGATCGGCCATGGCACCGACCTGCGCGGCATCGGCCGCCTGACCATCGACGCCATCACCGGCGTCACCGATCTGGTCGAATCCGTCCACGCCACCATCGTCGCCCTGCCGTCGCCGCTCGGCGCCGCGGTGCGCGACCCGACCCGTGGCATCACCGGCCTGGTCTACCGCAGCGTGCGCGGCATCACCCGCTTCGTCGGCGACGGCCTGGACCTCGCCCTGGCCCAGTTCGCGCCGTTGTTGAACCGGATCGATTCGCTGCCGCAGCGCGGCGCGGTGGTGTCGGCGCTCAACGGCGTGCTCGGCGACCATCTGGCCGCGACCGACAACCCGCTGGCGATCGACATGCATCTGCGCAAGGACGGCCGGCCGCTCAAGCTCGGGCGAAAGTCGCTGGCCGCGGCGTATCCGCAGGCCACCGGCAAGGTCGTGGTGCTGATCCACGGCCTGTGCATGAACGATCTGCAGTGGAACTGGAACGGCCACGACCACGGCGCCGCGCTCGCCCGCGACGCCGGCTGGACCCCGGTGTACCTGCATTACAACACCGGCCGCCACATCTCCAGCAACGGCCGCGAGCTGTCCGCGCAGCTCGACAAACTGCTGCGCGAATGGCCGGTGCCGGTGGAACGTTTCGCGATCGTCTGCCACAGCATGGGCGGGCTGGTCGCGCGCAGCGCCTGCCACAGTGCGCAACGCGGCAAGCGCCAGTGGCTGAGCCGGCTCGACAGCCTGGTGTTCCTCGGCACGCCGCATCATGGCGCGCCGCTGGAGCGCGCCGGCAGTTGGTTCGACATGTTGATCGCGCTGAGCCCGTACACCGCGCCGTTCGCGCGGCTGGGCAAGATCCGCAGCGCCGGCATCCAGGACCTGCGCCACGGCAATTTGATCGAAGCCGACTGGCGCAAGCACGGCGACGACGGCCGCCGCGATCCGCGCACGCCGTTGCCGCTGCCCGAATCGGTTCGCAGCTACGCGATCGCGGTATCGACCGACAAGGAGGGCGCGTCGAACGTCGGCGGCCTCGCCGCGGCGGAGCGCTTCAGCGGCGACACCCTGGTGCCGGTCGCGAGTGCGCTGGGGCTGCATCCCGATCCCGCGTTCGACCTGCGCATTCCAAAAAGCCATCGCTGGATCGGCCACGGCCTGCACCATCTCGACCTGCTCGGCGATGCGCAGGTGTATCGGCGCATTCGTCGTTGGTTGGGGTGA
- a CDS encoding WG repeat-containing protein — MDRFDTRRLAVGAAHHRRRSARHVRRYRDRRFMLIITFDLPCRAPMRSTLPRLTAFALSCTLAAGCAPVRYYQALSGKQVAQREPPPIVEQGQPAPAHQTVATFDDGLRLARIRKHDEQTFGIVDRNNRVVIPIGYQHIIDRGADGFGAIGLQSLRSFDRQGRETATTLFDRELHFVNGQAVAVVKPPGGDSDAERYGVIDADGKTVIPFEYHRVFERHTQSRPTLSWYLVQRDVGAAGEPKRYRTGLLDARGRTVLPIEYFDISPNVDVEGLDEGWAMLFEREHSAVAMNFLTGVRMPRAGGSFYGRTVGYSSLLNPEPETLNPYEKMQYRKANPARYRVELFDTQGRLVYDQRDIGVTWDIKGLIAVSRAGKFALLDAQGRPLSEFVYDAVKDFGGGQALMERDGNKVCIDAADPAGTQRAARECRKATTLKHKNDRERAPSGFPAVYPRFGG, encoded by the coding sequence GTGGACCGCTTCGACACACGACGACTCGCCGTCGGCGCCGCACATCATCGCCGGCGCAGCGCGCGTCACGTTCGTAGATACCGCGACCGCCGATTCATGCTAATCATCACCTTTGATCTCCCGTGCCGAGCCCCGATGCGCAGTACCCTGCCCCGCCTCACCGCATTCGCCTTGTCGTGTACCTTGGCCGCCGGCTGCGCGCCGGTGCGCTATTACCAAGCACTGTCAGGCAAACAGGTGGCACAGCGCGAACCGCCGCCGATCGTCGAACAAGGGCAGCCGGCGCCGGCGCACCAGACGGTCGCTACCTTCGACGACGGCTTGCGCCTGGCGCGGATTCGCAAGCACGACGAGCAGACCTTCGGCATCGTCGACCGGAACAACCGGGTGGTGATCCCGATCGGCTATCAACACATCATCGATCGCGGCGCCGACGGCTTCGGCGCGATCGGCCTGCAAAGCCTGCGCAGCTTCGATCGCCAGGGGCGCGAGACCGCGACCACCTTGTTCGATCGAGAGCTCCACTTCGTCAACGGCCAGGCCGTCGCGGTCGTCAAGCCGCCCGGCGGCGATTCCGATGCGGAGCGTTACGGGGTCATCGATGCCGACGGCAAGACCGTGATCCCTTTCGAGTACCACCGTGTCTTCGAACGCCACACCCAATCGCGGCCCACGCTGTCGTGGTACCTGGTGCAGCGCGACGTCGGCGCGGCCGGCGAGCCGAAGCGCTATCGCACCGGCCTGCTGGATGCGCGCGGCCGAACGGTGCTGCCGATCGAATACTTCGACATTTCCCCGAACGTGGATGTCGAAGGCCTGGACGAAGGCTGGGCGATGCTGTTCGAGCGCGAGCACAGCGCCGTTGCGATGAACTTCCTGACCGGCGTGCGCATGCCGCGCGCGGGCGGTTCGTTCTATGGCCGCACCGTGGGCTATTCGAGCTTGCTCAATCCCGAGCCGGAAACGCTCAACCCATACGAGAAGATGCAGTACCGCAAGGCCAATCCGGCGCGTTATCGGGTGGAGCTGTTCGACACCCAGGGCCGGTTGGTCTACGACCAGCGCGATATCGGCGTGACCTGGGATATCAAAGGCCTGATCGCGGTGTCGCGCGCGGGCAAGTTCGCGCTGCTCGATGCGCAGGGCCGGCCACTGAGCGAGTTCGTGTACGACGCGGTCAAGGACTTCGGCGGCGGACAGGCGCTGATGGAACGCGACGGCAACAAGGTCTGCATCGACGCGGCCGATCCCGCCGGCACCCAACGCGCCGCGCGCGAATGCCGCAAGGCCACCACGTTGAAGCACAAGAACGATCGTGAGCGCGCGCCGAGCGGTTTCCCCGCCGTCTATCCGCGTTTCGGCGGCTGA
- a CDS encoding YcaO-like family protein, whose protein sequence is MIPLERERSLADADAVIRGYVRDQGWRMQIEVLGEGIASTVCTLYDADGAALSNGFGKGEAAASLTGAMYEAVEHYYTRKPPADEPIELVRSQQFAQDPCYAALPFAAAFEANAQQQLACRTYRRLDEHGPGEDTVPVPLFMTYPAYLHNLVEGDDFDYTSAIRFSSNSGVAIGASLEEAAVHAIGELVERDAWSLFLIAHYLGDPTRLGVIVDPQSLPDEVARIHRAVCGQLDREVWLIDVTTDLQFPAFIATTADILADEETFPCGYGASLYAAHAATRALTELVQCIDIKSRTPKMREYSRLALDTLSEYRKLRDCAYFQVRADQLERVDWAHPAREAMPPKAMLGAMIAHLRRHGIGVYYAINQHAPGAFCIVSCVSFELERFFMVTSGIAMGPGRRGMDLLEGRLRVPALVPSA, encoded by the coding sequence ATGATTCCACTGGAACGCGAACGATCGCTGGCCGACGCCGATGCGGTGATCCGCGGCTATGTGCGCGATCAAGGCTGGCGCATGCAGATCGAGGTGCTCGGCGAGGGCATCGCCTCGACCGTATGCACCTTGTACGACGCCGACGGCGCCGCGCTCAGCAACGGCTTCGGCAAGGGCGAGGCAGCCGCTTCGCTGACCGGTGCGATGTACGAAGCGGTCGAGCACTACTACACGCGCAAGCCGCCGGCCGACGAGCCCATCGAGCTGGTGCGTTCGCAGCAATTCGCGCAGGACCCGTGTTACGCCGCGCTGCCGTTCGCGGCCGCGTTCGAGGCCAATGCGCAGCAACAGCTGGCGTGCCGCACCTATCGCCGTCTCGACGAACACGGCCCTGGCGAGGACACCGTGCCGGTGCCGTTGTTCATGACCTATCCGGCGTATCTGCACAATCTGGTCGAAGGCGACGATTTCGACTACACCAGCGCGATCCGTTTCAGCTCCAACAGCGGCGTGGCGATCGGCGCCAGCCTGGAGGAAGCCGCGGTCCACGCGATCGGCGAACTGGTCGAGCGCGACGCCTGGTCGCTGTTCCTGATCGCGCATTACCTGGGCGATCCGACCCGCCTGGGCGTGATCGTCGACCCGCAGTCGCTGCCCGACGAGGTCGCGCGCATCCACCGCGCGGTGTGCGGACAGCTCGATCGCGAGGTGTGGCTGATCGATGTGACCACCGACCTGCAATTCCCGGCCTTCATCGCCACCACCGCCGACATCCTCGCCGACGAGGAAACCTTTCCCTGCGGCTATGGCGCATCGCTGTACGCCGCGCATGCCGCGACCCGCGCGCTGACCGAACTGGTGCAATGCATCGACATCAAGTCGCGCACGCCGAAGATGCGCGAGTACAGCCGTCTGGCGCTGGATACGCTGAGCGAGTACCGCAAGCTGCGCGATTGCGCCTATTTCCAGGTCCGCGCCGACCAACTCGAACGGGTCGACTGGGCCCATCCGGCGCGCGAAGCGATGCCGCCCAAGGCCATGCTCGGCGCGATGATCGCGCACCTGCGCCGCCACGGCATCGGCGTGTACTACGCGATCAACCAGCACGCGCCGGGCGCGTTCTGCATCGTCAGCTGCGTGTCGTTCGAACTCGAACGCTTTTTCATGGTCACCTCGGGCATCGCCATGGGCCCGGGCCGGCGCGGCATGGACCTGCTGGAAGGCCGCCTGCGGGTGCCGGCGTTGGTGCCCTCGGCTTGA